The genomic segment cttcccagagtgctgggattacaggtctgagccactgtgcctgaccatgaTGTTCTTGATGGCCTTGGGGCCAAATAGGATTCAAGAGATGTCATGGGGGGACATCATTTGGAGAGGGTTTGCTGAATCCCGGACACCTGAAGCTTGTTAACAGCTTGTGCCACGTGTGTCCTTTTAGTTTTCTTCTGTATCaaaagatctatttttttttttaaagatggggtttcaccatgatggccaggctggtcttgaatcctgacctcaggtgatccacccacctcggcctcccaaagtgctaggattacaggcgtgagctactgcgcctggccacaagATCTATTTTTATACAGACAAGCTCATTCTGAAGATGCAATTCTGAATCCTGTCTTACTGACATTGCATCACCTTTCCACATTATTACAAATTCCTCAGTTATCCTATTTATTCATTATTCCATAGCTGGACAAGCTTTAACCGATCTAACCAATCCCCTACTTTTGAGTATTTTAGATCATTTCCAGTTAGATTTTTTCAGCATTATACTAATTGCAAAGAACATCTTGGTGAATCATCATTCTCCCATGTTTATGATTATTTCACCCAAGGAGAAAACCACTCAAGGACACTCTTCTCAATGTGAGAAACAGCTAAAACAGAGACACAAGCTACCCTTGCAGAGAGGGAGCTCCCTGTCACACAAGACAGGCAAGCAGAGGCCAACCAAGAGCCCTTCCTGTCCCCTCAGCCCACCGGGGGAGTTTCAGATTGTGACCTCTCTAAAATCAGGACAGCACCAGTGACCACTGACTCAAGGGCCTATCCAGCCTATGAAAGTGATTTGCCCTCTGtagggtttgttttattttgtttcaattctGAACCAGCTGTTAACATTTTGAAACTGGGAGATTTCACATACAAACCTGGATTTCTTGATTCTTCTTAAAAATGAAGAGATCCGGAGCTGAGAAGCAGCTGTCTCATGAGACAGAGTGTGTCCCTGCTGTGTCCCTAGCTAACATGGTCCTGCTGCTGTGATGACATGTCCCAGCCCTTGCACACCTCTTCTACTGCCCAGAGAGTCCTGAAAGCACCTCCAGCTGTGGACCAGGCCTTCTCACACCACTCTAGTTCCAGACCCCAGGAAGGCTGACGTTTCTGATTAAACAGGCAGCCCCAGCGATGAAAGGGGGAGACACAGGGAAGTCCTGACCTTCCACCAGAAAAGAACCTGATCCTCAGCTTTGTCACCCCACAGCGGGGTCAGCACACATGCTGCAGGGGACTGGGGTCTGTGTCACAACCTGTCCTCTCCCACAGGGATGGTCATGCTGTTCCTGCATAGAGGGAACCTTAAGAGACTGTCATGAATTCCTGCACTATATCCCTCACCAAGCCCTGTTACAGACagggaaaactgaggttcaaggTCACCCAGTTAATAGTGTGAGGAGGCCTAGCTGGGAGGGCAATGCTTAACCCAAAGGTAGACCCTGCAGAGGGCAGATGCAGGCCTTGGCAGACAAGACTGCCTACCCCCCAGTACAGAGCTTCCACAGTCCCCTACTCACTCATCCTCTGTCTCCAGGACATCCCGGGGCACAGGAAGCAGGGACAGGAGGCAGGCTTGGCTCATATGCTGGATCTCTCCTAGCCGCTGCTGGTGCTGAGGCTCCGACATGTGGTCCTGGAACTCCTGCAGCAGGAGGGAGTCGGGGATGGGCCTGGGGCATGAGCCTGGGACAGTGGGCAAGGGTGGGGCCTGGGGAGGCAGACCCCAACCTCATCATGAGCCAATTTCTCTCACCACATATTTCTCTCATGTGGGCTACAGCAGCCATGATAAACTGAGACATGGAGTACATGCCAGCCCGAGCTTCTACCCCTCCTAGAGAATGTGTGAGTGTCTCAAAGACAATGAGCAGCCTGGTTAGCATCCAGGCCTCCAAGGCTCTGCAAGGTGAGGCACAGAGTGACAGAGCTCACAGCACCGGAGTAGTAATAATACAAGTACAATGCGATCATGACTACTACTACACTCACTTTGGGCCAGGCCTGCACTCAGGACTCCAGCGTCAAGTTGTTGAATCCCCACAACCACCCAATAAGGCAGGTTCtaaatcctttattttcttttctttgttttttttgagacagagtctccctctatttcccaggctggagtgcaatggtgcaatctcggctcactgcaaccttcgcctcccgggttcaagggattctcctgcctcagtcccgagtagctgggattacaggcatttgccaccacgcccagctaattttgtattttcagtggagatggggtttctccatgttggtcagactggtctccaactcccgacctcaggtgatccgcctgcctcagcctcccaaagtgctgggattataggcatgcgccatcagGCCTGGCTCTAAGTTTCTTTGTCTGATGCAAGAGGAAACAGGCACGGGGTGGAATTCGCTTTCCAAGGCCCCACGCTACTCAGAGCCAATATGAACCTGGTCTGCCTGACTTTCAAAacctgcttgagcccaagaggccagtgggctgagatcatgccactgcattccaacctgggagacagaggaagactctgtctcaaaaaaaaacaaaaacaaaactgccaaAACCTGCCTTCTTGGCTGATCAGGAAATGTTTCCAAGCAAATGCACGTCTGCTCAGGGCAGGGCCCAGTGCAGCCTGAGGCAGCCTTGGGAGAGCAGGCTGGCCTTTCCGTGGaggccccacccctccccacccttaTCTCCTGTATCAGTACCTGCTGGCTGGAGCAGCTGGTCTTGCAGATGTAGCAGAAGAACTGGAGGGTCTGCTTAGAGGGCGTGCTGGTAGCCGCAGGGGTGGAGAAGGTGGAGTCACTGGGGCGCGGCAGGGGTGTCAGAGGTACAGTGCTAAAGGCCCGGCTGTCACTGCTCTGCAGAATGGTGACCTTCAGGGAGCCCCCAGCGCCCCACACCTGCACCAGGAGCAGGAGCTGAGCTTCCACCAACTGTGTATTTACAGTGGCCCCCCCCAGCACCCAACATCTACCAACACTGTCTCATCAGATCTTTctgacagggaaactgaggctctgagctGTTAGGTCACAGGTAGAAAACACTGCAGTCAGGATGGGAACCCAGGTCATCCTAACTCTAAAGAACCACCCATCCCACCTCTTGTAtaacagatgggtaaactgagacTCCTGGAAGGGGATGGGTTTGCCCCCAGTTATGCAGAGCTGGGAATGAAACCCCAGAGAGAGGCTTCCACTCTGTACTCTTTCCATGAGAGCAACATTACTCATGAGAGGAGACCGGGGCTTTGGCCTGGGGATGGGCAGGCTGGAAGGGATGGATGTGAAGACAGCACAACAGCAAGAGGGTCCCATCCAGAACAAACACTGTCAAGCCCAGCCTGTTCTGCCCCCCATCCTAGGCCGAGGGCCATCATCCCATTTCACAGTGGGGAAAACACAAGGAGGCCCTGAGGTGGCCTGGGGCACAAAGAGACCATCCCACCCCACTGGGCTCTGTGGCCTCGCACTGCCACATCAGCGCCTCTACCCACCCCCGGCAtctctctcactctgttttcACATTCTCCCACATCTAGGCCACTGGCCGGCTCCTTCTGGCTCTCTTCCATGCTGACTTGGGTGCTCACAGGCTCTGGCAAGGTCTTTTCCATGCCTGAAATGACAGATGTGCTCTGTTTCCTAGAGTGTAtctcccacccaccccaggcTCACGAGCTGCCTTCTCCTTCCACAGCCAGAACCTGCAGGCCCCCAGCATGGATCCCAGGCAGCACCCAGTCAGGGCTGGACAGCATCGGGGAGGAATGGAGGGTCTGAGCAGAGCTGTCCCATCACCAGACCAGCTGGGAGCCAATGTTCACTTACCTTCACCAGCTTCTACTGTATCAGGTGGCGTCTCCAGCCCGCAGACATGAACCCCAACTCGTGCTTGCTCTGGAGCCAGCACCGACACCTGTGGCTGGGTCTGAGGCTGCTCATCAGTCTGCTCTGGTAGCTGTACTGGCACCTGCACTGGGGGCTGCTCCTGTGGCTGGACCCTGGGCTGTGCTTGTATATGGACCTGTGGATATGTCTGTGTCTGGGCCTGCttctgcagctgcagctgcaacTGCCTTGGGGGCTGTGAATGTGCCTGGGGCTGAAGCCGCTTCTGtggctctgcctcctgctgcAGCTGCACCTCCTTTGGGGCCTGTGAACATGCCTGTGGCTGTACCTGTGGCTGCACCTGCTTCTGtggctctgcctcctgctgcAGCTGTGGCTGCACCTGCTTCTGTTGCGGGACTAAGTGCTCTGGAGAAGTCTGTGTTTGTGCCTGCTTCTGCAGCTTTGGCTGCACCGGGGTGTCTGTGGGTGGTATCCGTGGCTGAGTCTGTGGCTGCACCTGGGCCTGGACCTGCAGGACCCGTGGCTGGAATCGTGGCAGCACTTGGGCTTCCAGGGGCTCAGGCAGCAGGTCTGGTGTCTGTGTCTGCTTTGGTACTGTCATCCGGGCCTGTGGCTGGACCTTCACCTGTAGCTGCCCCAGAGGTCCCTTCTCTGTGAGCTCTTCTGAGCTAGGAAGGATCAAAAAGAATATCCAAGTCACATCTTCAAAGAGGCCCCAGGGGCTCCCAAGAAAGGCCAAAactaggctgagcatggtggctcgcagctgtaatcccagcactttgggaggctgaggtagatggacaatttgaggtcaggagtttgagaccagcatggtcaacatggtttcacctgggattataggcgtgagccactgtgcccagcccaagacTCAGTTTCTATTGCTGGCTCTACCACTTATAAGCTGGGGATTTGGACAAACTCCTTTGGCTGTCTAGGCCTCAGTTTCACCTAAATAAACGAGGGAGGATCATTCTCAACTCCCACAACTTGCTGACATATATCCAGCTGGCTCTGTAAACAACCCACCCTTTATAGTCTCAGAAGAACATCTCCACCTCTcccacccagccacccagctTGGCCTACAGGTGGCTCAGTCCTAAGGAAGACACCAGAGTCTGGCCCGGAGCATCCCCAGGTCTGGTGTGGAAATAAGTATGGCCTTCCTCCAAGTCAGAGGCCAAGGCCCTTTCCTGGCTCCAGCTCTGCTGAAGAGTACACTCCCTCTGCCACTGGCTCCAGCTCTGCTGAAGAGTACACTCCCTCTGCCACTGGCTTTTGCAGGATTGAGAGCACAGGGCACCCGGGCCCAGGTCAGGTTTTCAGAATCAGTTACCTCCTCAACCTCTTGGCTGGTGGCTCGGACACCTCACAAGGCTGAGGCTCGGGTGTTGAAGCGTGTTTTTCCTTGGCGACGTCCTCTGGGCAGGGCGGTGAATCTTGGTCTGGAATGGAGGCAGGAGTGAGGGAACTCAGATTTTGGGGAGAACATTTCTGAGCTCCATGAGATGGGGCCTGggctcacccccttcccaccaaGAACCCTGGTCTCCCACATCTGCCTCTATCACCTGCTGACCCGCCCAGCCCCcacctcatccatgtccctctgAAGGGccagcagcctccctccctcacctTCTGATGTGTCCATCCGGGGCTCTTCGGCTTCCTCAGACCCCTCTGGGGGGTCTGACTTGTCTTCCACAGGCATTGTCTGAGAAGAAGAATCCTGCTTCCTTTCAGAAACTATTTTTAACATCTGATACCCACCTCTATCAATACCTCCTTACCTAAGGGTGGCTGCCCTATCCTCCAGGGGATGATGGGGCCCAGGAGATCTCTGGTGGGCCTGGCCCCAGAGCTGCCGAGTGGATGATCTTAGTAAAAATGCCCCAGCAGTGGTGTCTACGAGATTCTATCTAGTTGCCTGTTAAATAAACCCAGGTTTCGGGGGCATGATCCTTCTCCTGGCCACAGTGCTACCTCTGACCTAA from the Callithrix jacchus isolate 240 chromosome 1, calJac240_pri, whole genome shotgun sequence genome contains:
- the CIZ1 gene encoding cip1-interacting zinc finger protein isoform X11, encoding MFSQQQQQQLQQLQQQQLQQQQLQQQQLLQLQQLLQQSPPQAPLPVAVSRGLSPQQPQQPLLNLQGTNSASLLNGSMLQRALLLQQLQGLDQFAMPPATYDSAGLTMPTATLGNLRGYSMATPGLPAPSLTAPSLTPPQLATPNLQQFFPQATRQSLLGPPPVGVPMNPSQFNLSGRNPQKQARTSSSTPNRKTMPVEDKSDPPEGSEEAEEPRMDTSEDQDSPPCPEDVAKEKHASTPEPQPCEVSEPPAKRLRSSEELTEKGPLGQLQVKVQPQARMTVPKQTQTPDLLPEPLEAQVLPRFQPRVLQVQAQVQPQTQPRIPPTDTPVQPKLQKQAQTQTSPEHLVPQQKQVQPQLQQEAEPQKQVQPQVQPQACSQAPKEVQLQQEAEPQKRLQPQAHSQPPRQLQLQLQKQAQTQTYPQVHIQAQPRVQPQEQPPVQVPVQLPEQTDEQPQTQPQVSVLAPEQARVGVHVCGLETPPDTVEAGEGMEKTLPEPVSTQVSMEESQKEPASGLDVGECENRVREMPGVWGAGGSLKVTILQSSDSRAFSTVPLTPLPRPSDSTFSTPAATSTPSKQTLQFFCYICKTSCSSQQEFQDHMSEPQHQQRLGEIQHMSQACLLSLLPVPRDVLETEDEEPPPRRWCNTCQLYYMGDLIQHRRTQDHKIAKQSLRPFCTICNRYFKTPRKFVEHVKSQGHKDKAKELKSLEKEIACQDEDHFITVDAVGCFEGDEEEEEDDEDEEEIEVEEEFCKQVRSRDISIEEWKGSETYSPNTAYGVDFLVPVMGYVCRVCHKFYHSNSGAQLSHCKSLAHFENLQKYKAAKNPSPTTRPVSRRCAINARNALTALFASGGRPPSQPSTHDKTPSKAL
- the CIZ1 gene encoding cip1-interacting zinc finger protein isoform X15, yielding MFSQQQQQQLQQLQQQQLQQQQLQQQQLLQLQQLLQQSPPQAPLPVAVSRGLSPQQPQQPLLNLQGTNSASLLNGSMLQRALLLQQLQGLDQFAMPPATYDSAGLTMPTATLGNLRGYSMATPGLPAPSLTAPSLTPPQLATPNLQQFFPQATRQSLLGPPPVGVPMNPSQFNLSGRNPQKQARTSSSTPNRKDSSSQTMPVEDKSDPPEGSEEAEEPRMDTSEDQDSPPCPEDVAKEKHASTPEPQPCEVSEPPAKRLRSSEELTEKGPLGQLQVKVQPQARMTVPKQTQTPDLLPEPLEAQVLPRFQPRVLQVQAQVQPQTQPRIPPTDTPVQPKLQKQAQTQTSPEHLVPQQKQVQPQLQQEAEPQKQVQPQVQPQACSQAPKEVQLQQEAEPQKRLQPQAHSQPPRQLQLQLQKQAQTQTYPQVHIQAQPRVQPQEQPPVQVPVQLPEQTDEQPQTQPQVSVLAPEQARVGVHVCGLETPPDTVEAGEGMEKTLPEPVSTQVSMEESQKEPASGLDVGECENRVREMPGVWGAGGSLKVTILQSSDSRAFSTVPLTPLPRPSDSTFSTPAATSTPSKQTLQFFCYICKTSCSSQQEFQDHMSEPQHQQRLGEIQHMSQACLLSLLPVPRDVLETEDEEPPPRRWCNTCQLYYMGDLIQHRRTQDHKIAKQSLRPFCTICNRYFKTPRKFVEHVKSQGHKDKAKELKSLEKEIACQDEDHFITVDAVGCFEGDEEEEEDDEDEEEIEVRSRDISIEEWKGSETYSPNTAYGVDFLVPVMGYVCRVCHKFYHSNSGAQLSHCKSLAHFENLQKYKAAKNPSPTTRPVSRRCAINARNALTALFASGGRPPSQPSTHDKTPSKAL
- the CIZ1 gene encoding cip1-interacting zinc finger protein isoform X18, yielding MFSQQQQQQLQQLQQQQLQQQQLQQQQLLQLQQLLQQSPPQAPLPVAVSRGLSPQQPQQPLLNLQGTNSASLLNGSMLQRALLLQQLQGLDQFAMPPATYDSAGLTMPTATLGNLRGYSMATPGLPAPSLTAPSLTPPQLATPNLQQFFPQATRQSLLGPPPVGVPMNPSQFNLSGRNPQKQARTSSSTPNRKDSSSQTMPVEDKSDPPEGSEEAEEPRMDTSEDQDSPPCPEDVAKEKHASTPEPQPCEVSEPPAKRLRSSEELTEKGPLGQLQVKVQPQARMTVPKQTQTPDLLPEPLEAQVLPRFQPRVLQVQAQVQPQTQPRIPPTDTPVQPKLQKQAQTQTSPEHLVPQQKQVQPQLQQEAEPQKQVQPQVQPQACSQAPKEVQLQQEAEPQKRLQPQAHSQPPRQLQLQLQKQAQTQTYPQVHIQAQPRVQPQEQPPVQVPVQLPEQTDEQPQTQPQVSVLAPEQARVGVHVCGLETPPDTVEAGEGMEKTLPEPVSTQVSMEESQKEPASGLDVGECENRVWGAGGSLKVTILQSSDSRAFSTVPLTPLPRPSDSTFSTPAATSTPSKQTLQFFCYICKTSCSSQQEFQDHMSEPQHQQRLGEIQHMSQACLLSLLPVPRDVLETEDEEPPPRRWCNTCQLYYMGDLIQHRRTQDHKIAKQSLRPFCTICNRYFKTPRKFVEHVKSQGHKDKAKELKSLEKEIACQDEDHFITVDAVGCFEGDEEEEEDDEDEEEIEVRSRDISIEEWKGSETYSPNTAYGVDFLVPVMGYVCRVCHKFYHSNSGAQLSHCKSLAHFENLQKYKAAKNPSPTTRPVSRRCAINARNALTALFASGGRPPSQPSTHDKTPSKAL
- the CIZ1 gene encoding cip1-interacting zinc finger protein isoform X13 encodes the protein MFSQQQQQQLQQLQQQQLQQQQLQQQQLLQLQQLLQQSPPQAPLPVAVSRGLSPQQPQQPLLNLQGTNSASLLNGSMLQRALLLQQLQGLDQFAMPPATYDSAGLTMPTATLGNLRGYSMATPGLPAPSLTAPSLTPPQLATPNLQQFFPQATRQSLLGPPPVGVPMNPSQFNLSGRNPQKQARTSSSTPNRKDSSSQTMPVEDKSDPPEGSEEAEEPRMDTSEDQDSPPCPEDVAKEKHASTPEPQPCEVSEPPAKRLRSSEELTEKGPLGQLQVKVQPQARMTVPKQTQTPDLLPEPLEAQVLPRFQPRVLQVQAQVQPQTQPRIPPTDTPVQPKLQKQAQTQTSPEHLVPQQKQVQPQLQQEAEPQKQVQPQVQPQACSQAPKEVQLQQEAEPQKRLQPQAHSQPPRQLQLQLQKQAQTQTYPQVHIQAQPRVQPQEQPPVQVPVQLPEQTDEQPQTQPQVSVLAPEQARVGVHVCGLETPPDTVEAGEGMEKTLPEPVSTQVSMEESQKEPASGLDVGECENRVWGAGGSLKVTILQSSDSRAFSTVPLTPLPRPSDSTFSTPAATSTPSKQTLQFFCYICKTSCSSQQEFQDHMSEPQHQQRLGEIQHMSQACLLSLLPVPRDVLETEDEEPPPRRWCNTCQLYYMGDLIQHRRTQDHKIAKQSLRPFCTICNRYFKTPRKFVEHVKSQGHKDKAKELKSLEKEIACQDEDHFITVDAVGCFEGDEEEEEDDEDEEEIEVEEEFCKQVRSRDISIEEWKGSETYSPNTAYGVDFLVPVMGYVCRVCHKFYHSNSGAQLSHCKSLAHFENLQKYKAAKNPSPTTRPVSRRCAINARNALTALFASGGRPPSQPSTHDKTPSKAL
- the CIZ1 gene encoding cip1-interacting zinc finger protein isoform X43; protein product: MFSQQQQQQLQQLQQQQLQQQQLQQQQLLQLQQLLQQSPPQAPLPVAVSRGLSPQQPQQPLLNLQGTNSASLLNGSMLQRALLLQQLQGLDQFAMPPATYDSAGLTMPTATLGNLRGYSMATPGLPAPSLTAPSLTPPQLATPNLQQFFPQATRQSLLGPPPVGVPMNPSQFNLSGRNPQKQARTSSSTPNRKDSSSQTMPVEDKSDPPEGSEEAEEPRMDTSEDQDSPPCPEDVAKEKHASTPEPQPCEVSEPPAKRLRSSEELTEKGPLGQLQVKVQPQARMTVPKQTQTPDLLPEPLEAQVLPRFQPRVLQVQAQVQPQTQPRIPPTDTPVQPKLQKQAQTQTSPEHLVPQQKQVQPQLQQEAEPQKQVQPQVQPQACSQAPKEVQLQQEAEPQKRLQPQAHSQPPRQLQLQLQKQAQTQTYPQVHIQAQPRVQPQEQPPVQVPVQLPEQTDEQPQTQPQVSVLAPEQARVGVHVCGLETPPDTVEAGEGMEKTLPEPVSTQVSMEESQKEPASGLDVGECENRVWGAGGSLKVTILQSSDSRAFSTVPLTPLPRPSDSTFSTPAATSTPSKQTLQFFCYICKTSCSSQQEFQDHMSEPQHQQRLGEIQHMSQACLLSLLPVPRDVLETEDEEPPPRRWCNTCQLYYMGDLIQHRRTQDHKIAKQSLRPFCTICNRYFKTPRKFVEHVKSQGHKDKAKELKSLEKEIACQDEDHFITVDAVGCFEGDEEEEEDDEDEEEIEVRSRDISIEEWKGSETYSPNTAYGVDFLVPVMGYVCRVCHKFYHSNSGAQLSHCKSLAHFENLQAL
- the CIZ1 gene encoding cip1-interacting zinc finger protein isoform X39, which codes for MFSQQQQQQLQQLQQQQLQQQQLQQQQLLQLQQLLQQSPPQAPLPVAVSRGLSPQQPQQPLLNLQGTNSASLLNGSMLQRALLLQQLQGLDQFAMPPATYDSAGLTMPTATLGNLRGYSMATPGLPAPSLTAPSLTPPQLATPNLQQFFPQATRQSLLGPPPVGVPMNPSQFNLSGRNPQKQARTSSSTPNRKDSSSQTMPVEDKSDPPEGSEEAEEPRMDTSEDQDSPPCPEDVAKEKHASTPEPQPCEVSEPPAKRLRSSEELTEKGPLGQLQVKVQPQARMTVPKQTQTPDLLPEPLEAQVLPRFQPRVLQVQAQVQPQTQPRIPPTDTPVQPKLQKQAQTQTSPEHLVPQQKQVQPQLQQEAEPQKQVQPQVQPQACSQAPKEVQLQQEAEPQKRLQPQAHSQPPRQLQLQLQKQAQTQTYPQVHIQAQPRVQPQEQPPVQVPVQLPEQTDEQPQTQPQVSVLAPEQARVGVHVCGLETPPDTVEAGEGMEKTLPEPVSTQVSMEESQKEPASGLDVGECENRVWGAGGSLKVTILQSSDSRAFSTVPLTPLPRPSDSTFSTPAATSTPSKQTLQFFCYICKTSCSSQQEFQDHMSEPQHQQRLGEIQHMSQACLLSLLPVPRDVLETEDEEPPPRRWCNTCQLYYMGDLIQHRRTQDHKIAKQSLRPFCTICNRYFKTPRKFVEHVKSQGHKDKAKELKSLEKEIACQDEDHFITVDAVGCFEGDEEEEEDDEDEEEIEVEEEFCKQVRSRDISIEEWKGSETYSPNTAYGVDFLVPVMGYVCRVCHKFYHSNSGAQLSHCKSLAHFENLQAL
- the CIZ1 gene encoding cip1-interacting zinc finger protein isoform X8 translates to MFSQQQQQQLQQLQQQQLQQQQLQQQQLLQLQQLLQQSPPQAPLPVAVSRGLSPQQPQQPLLNLQGTNSASLLNGSMLQRALLLQQLQGLDQFAMPPATYDSAGLTMPTATLGNLRGYSMATPGLPAPSLTAPSLTPPQLATPNLQQFFPQATRQSLLGPPPVGVPMNPSQFNLSGRNPQKQARTSSSTPNRKDSSSQTMPVEDKSDPPEGSEEAEEPRMDTSEDQDSPPCPEDVAKEKHASTPEPQPCEVSEPPAKRLRSSEELTEKGPLGQLQVKVQPQARMTVPKQTQTPDLLPEPLEAQVLPRFQPRVLQVQAQVQPQTQPRIPPTDTPVQPKLQKQAQTQTSPEHLVPQQKQVQPQLQQEAEPQKQVQPQVQPQACSQAPKEVQLQQEAEPQKRLQPQAHSQPPRQLQLQLQKQAQTQTYPQVHIQAQPRVQPQEQPPVQVPVQLPEQTDEQPQTQPQVSVLAPEQARVGVHVCGLETPPDTVEAGEGMEKTLPEPVSTQVSMEESQKEPASGLDVGECENRVREMPGVWGAGGSLKVTILQSSDSRAFSTVPLTPLPRPSDSTFSTPAATSTPSKQTLQFFCYICKTSCSSQQEFQDHMSEPQHQQRLGEIQHMSQACLLSLLPVPRDVLETEDEEPPPRRWCNTCQLYYMGDLIQHRRTQDHKIAKQSLRPFCTICNRYFKTPRKFVEHVKSQGHKDKAKELKSLEKEIACQDEDHFITVDAVGCFEGDEEEEEDDEDEEEIEVEEEFCKQVRSRDISIEEWKGSETYSPNTAYGVDFLVPVMGYVCRVCHKFYHSNSGAQLSHCKSLAHFENLQKYKAAKNPSPTTRPVSRRCAINARNALTALFASGGRPPSQPSTHDKTPSKAL